The genomic DNA GCTGATCAAGTCGCTTCGTTCTAGGTACGTGTATGGGCTAACATCAGGCGCAAATTCGATACCTTCGCGCTCAAAGAAGCCTTCATCGGCGAGGATACGATACGATTCGCGCTCATGTTCGGTCTTTGGTCGAGCTCGTACAAGTTTGTGAGCAACGCCCTTCGTCTCATGACCCCTATGCACAAGGGCTCGTCACCGAATGCGCTGTGTCGCTCCAAGACGGCGCCGGTGACGGGCTCTAGCCAGGATGGCCTCATGATGGGTGAGAAGCACCATCACAAGCACCACCACAAGCATGACCACAAGCATGACCATAAGCATGACAAGCACCAGAAGCATGCCAAGGCTCAGGACTCCTGGAAGCATCTGTCGAGCTACGACCCTCGTGTGCGTTACTGGCACCCGTACGTGGCCGGTGCCATCTCGTCGCTGGCGAtgctggtcgagcgcaagagCCTCGTCCAATCCTTTGGTCCTCAGCTCTTCCTGCGCGGTCTGGAGGGTTCCTACCGCTTTGCCCGCTCGTTGGGCTACATTGATATCCCCTACGGCTCCGTACTGGCATTTGGTATTGCCAACGCTGAGATCATTTCGGCATGGCTCAGCCGCCCTGACCACTTGTCGCGCGCGTACAAGCGCTGGATCGACAAGGCCAGTGAAATCCCCCTCACTACGCTGGACGTGTACCTTGATTCGGCGAACGGCACGGGTCCCAGCCCGTGGGACCTGGAGAAGCTGTTCGGCGGTCAGCTGCCGGAACCCATCAGCACCAGCCCGCTCAAGTATCCCGACATGCCCCCTACGAAGGATGCACCTATGGGCATTTCGGGTGACGTGGTCGCCAAAATGTATCGCTGGTTCGAGTCCGGTGACCTTACAAAGTTCCCCACCTGTGCACTTTCTCACCCTTGGACCACCAACCATGCGAAGGCGTCTGTGTTCAACTTCTGGAGTCGCTGGAAGTGGATCCTCCCCGTGTATCTCACGCTGTACTTTGTCCCCACCGTCTTTCTGCGTCCCAAGACGCTTCTGCGCTCGCCCAAGACGGCGCTGACGCGTGTCCTTACTGGCTCTGCGCGCTCTTCCGCTTTCCTGGCGGCGTACATCGTGATTGTCAAGAGCTTCTTCTGCTTCTTCGAGGGTGGTTCGGACATGATCCGCTACTCGCCTAGGCTGAGCAAGCTGCCGGGTGCCATGACCCTTTCGAACATCATGAAGAACGACAACATGAAGGTTGTGGCAGGTTTCTCCTCGTGCCTGTCGCTCTTTTTGGAACACAAGCaccgccgcagcgagctgACGGCCTACGTCATGCCCAAGGCGATGGAGGCGTACTGGGCTGcgggccgcgagcgcggcctccTGCCCCATGTGCCGTATGGCGACTTCCTGCTGGCTATGGTCAGTGTCTCGATGATCATGGGTGCGTACACGCACAACCCTACGAGTTTGTCGCGCCTTGTGCATCTGGTTATCTACCAGTTCATGGGCCGCAACTAAATAGGCTTATGGATCGTCACCCCTTATCCATCAACCGGTAGCTTCACTTTTTTTCATAGGTTTTTGGCGAGAAATCCTTGGAATAGGAACAGAGTACACACACGGATTCGATTCTCTACGGGGATATTTTGCATAGGGGCAATGCTCGATAAAATCAGTGGACATAGCCTTGATCCCGGAGCATGAAGCGGAAGCCTTCGTAGGACTGGGTCAGTCAATCGAATACGTACCAGCCAGCACAGGGCATTGGAGGGCATATGCGTAAAGATGCGCGGCGTCAGACCCCGCCAGAAACCACGGAGGCCCTCGCGTTGCTGGATAATCTTGAACGCCTGGATCATGCTTGTCGCATTCCGGATCTCCACGTCGGGGCTGCAGCCACGAGTCTGGAGTAGTGTCTTGGCGACATCGAGAGGCGTCGTCagagcagcagcagccgcaCCGGCGAAACCACCGGCAAGAGCGTGCGACATGGGGGAGTACTTCTCCGAAGGGTTCAGCAGCTTCTTGGCCCACTCGTAGGTGGCAAACTGGATCGCAGTAAAGGGAACAGTCATGGTCAGCGTCGTGGGGTACGACACGTAGAAGGCACGCAGGCCTTCCGTCTTGTACAGCTCGCGGGCACATTGCCCGATAGAGCTAAAGTTATTGCCTTGCagctgcatgcgctgctTGATAACTGATAGGTTAGTATTTTAGTGTGGCACACGACATACCATCAAAGGGGTTCATGAAAGCGTCCGAGGTGATCGTCGCGGCAGCACCGGCAACACCCGTGCTCAGAATCTGCAGTCCTTCACGGTTACCGCCGGTGTGTTCCTTGACCAGCTCGTAAGTACCAAAGtagagcgcgtgcgcagggcCGGCGCCAAGAATCACCGAGGCGATGCCCTTCCAGAGGCCCTTGAAGCCCTCGACGGAGCTGATGCGGGtaagcgcctcggtcatgCCAGAGTAGGTTGCGGCGGGCGAGGCGTTCAGGACTTGCATACGGGTCTGCATTATCGTGTCAGCATCCATTCAAAACAAGGTTGGAATACATACGCGAACAAGGTCCACCGGGAACATGACAGCGTGCTCCGTGATACCTGCGAGCGAGCCAGCGATCATGTTAATATGAAGGGGGTAGTTCTCTCCGAGGCCCTCGTAGTCAATCTCGGCGTCCATAATGGCCGAGATAGGTGCAGCCGGAGCTGTAGGCGACGGGGGCGGAGGTTGGACTTCGATCGTCATCGTTGGAAAATAGGGTAGCGGAAAAATCTAGAGTGGTGGCTTGATGCTTCAAGAAGGCTGCTTTGCTTGTCCAAAGAGAGCTCTAGGGTGTGTCTATGAGCGTACTCCTACTTCAACGGTGGACGAAGCAAGGAGCAACGAAAAGCGG from Malassezia japonica chromosome 1, complete sequence includes the following:
- a CDS encoding uncharacterized protein (COG:S; TransMembrane:4 (o86-108i391-408o428-448i529-547o); EggNog:ENOG503NUHR), which produces MREDMVDSEDELSAWRDLQSGATTPNVQEAVENLKRSLSFSTLHEMSTNPSSELRRNLQNKLWRPKDEEARLPSDWERLIVHVVRAGARAFMLAYGLRSSISALIALIKSLRSSSYKFVSNALRLMTPMHKGSSPNALCRSKTAPVTGSSQDGLMMGEKHHHKHHHKHDHKHDHKHDKHQKHAKAQDSWKHLSSYDPRVRYWHPYVAGAISSLAMLVERKSLVQSFGPQLFLRGLEGSYRFARSLGYIDIPYGSVLAFGIANAEIISAWLSRPDHLSRAYKRWIDKASEIPLTTLDVYLDSANGTGPSPWDLEKLFGGQLPEPISTSPLKYPDMPPTKDAPMGISGDVVAKMYRWFESGDLTKFPTCALSHPWTTNHAKASVFNFWSRWKWILPVYLTLYFVPTVFLRPKTLLRSPKTALTRVLTGSARSSAFLAAYIVIVKSFFCFFEGGSDMIRYSPRLSKLPGAMTLSNIMKNDNMKVVAGFSSCLSLFLEHKHRRSELTAYVMPKAMEAYWAAGRERGLLPHVPYGDFLLAMVSVSMIMGAYTHNPTSLSRLVHLVIYQFMGRN
- the MRS4 gene encoding Fe(2+) transporter (EggNog:ENOG503NUFS; COG:C); its protein translation is MTIEVQPPPPSPTAPAAPISAIMDAEIDYEGLGENYPLHINMIAGSLAGITEHAVMFPVDLVRTRMQVLNASPAATYSGMTEALTRISSVEGFKGLWKGIASVILGAGPAHALYFGTYELVKEHTGGNREGLQILSTGVAGAAATITSDAFMNPFDVIKQRMQLQGNNFSSIGQCARELYKTEGLRAFYVSYPTTLTMTVPFTAIQFATYEWAKKLLNPSEKYSPMSHALAGGFAGAAAAALTTPLDVAKTLLQTRGCSPDVEIRNATSMIQAFKIIQQREGLRGFWRGLTPRIFTHMPSNALCWLSYEGFRFMLRDQGYVH